One genomic region from Polycladomyces subterraneus encodes:
- a CDS encoding ABC transporter permease: MLRYLGQRLVMMLVSLWLIATLTFMMMLAVPGDPFTGEKKLPPETLKNLKAAYHLDKSYPEQYLYYMKNLVMLDLGPSIKYTTRTVNQIISEGFPASAQLGVQAIILSLILGLLLGAIAALRQNRIPDYTATLIAVLGVSVPSFVLAPILQKYLGLEWELLPIATWDGFEYSIMPTIALAVLPLAMVTRLMRSSMLEVLSQDYIRTARSKGLSPSRVIVRHTLRNAILPVVTIMGPLTAGILTGSFVIEKIFSIPGIGKYFVDSVTNRDYPVIMGITIFYSAILILMNFLVDLIYGWVDPRIKVGHKEAS, encoded by the coding sequence ATGCTTCGCTATCTGGGACAACGATTGGTGATGATGTTGGTTTCCCTGTGGTTGATCGCCACACTTACGTTCATGATGATGCTGGCGGTGCCGGGCGATCCGTTCACCGGTGAGAAAAAATTGCCGCCGGAAACTCTGAAAAACCTTAAAGCGGCGTATCATTTGGACAAGTCTTACCCGGAGCAGTATCTCTACTATATGAAAAATCTGGTGATGTTGGATCTCGGTCCATCGATCAAATACACCACCCGCACGGTCAACCAGATTATCAGCGAAGGATTTCCCGCATCCGCCCAGTTGGGGGTGCAAGCGATCATCCTGTCGCTGATTCTCGGTTTGTTGTTGGGTGCGATCGCTGCGCTCCGGCAAAACCGTATCCCGGATTATACGGCTACCTTGATCGCCGTATTGGGCGTATCGGTTCCCAGCTTCGTCCTGGCGCCGATTCTGCAAAAATATCTGGGGCTGGAGTGGGAACTGCTCCCGATCGCGACTTGGGATGGGTTTGAATACAGCATCATGCCGACGATCGCGTTGGCCGTACTGCCGTTGGCGATGGTGACGCGGCTGATGCGTTCCAGCATGCTGGAAGTGCTGAGTCAGGATTACATCCGAACCGCTCGTTCCAAGGGATTGTCACCGAGCCGCGTCATCGTTCGCCATACCTTGCGCAATGCGATCCTGCCGGTGGTGACCATCATGGGGCCGCTGACCGCAGGCATTTTGACCGGAAGTTTCGTCATAGAGAAGATCTTTTCGATCCCCGGCATTGGGAAATATTTCGTCGATAGCGTGACCAACCGCGATTACCCGGTGATCATGGGGATCACGATCTTCTATTCCGCTATCCTCATCTTGATGAACTTTCTCGTGGATTTGATTTATGGTTGGGTTGATCCACGGATCAAAGTCGGACACAAGGAGGCGAGCTGA
- a CDS encoding ABC transporter permease yields the protein MAIPAQRFERVPKRSLEAERIKRPSVNYTQDVWRRLKQNKLAMAGLVTIILLAVMSIIGPHLSSYSYYEQDLNGKNMEPSSEHWFGTDDLGRDVFVRTWYGGRISLEIGLAAALIDLCIGVLYGGIAGYRGGKVDEVMMRIVDILWGLPYLLTVVLLLVVLEPGLGTIIIALTATGWLNMARLVRGQVLQLKQQEFVLAARTLGADTKRLLFKHLIPNAMGPIIVMLTFTVPNAIFAEAFLSFLGLGVQAPQASWGTMINDSLVVIFSEDWWRLFFPAFFLSLTMLAFNVFGDGLRDALDPKMRK from the coding sequence ATGGCGATTCCGGCACAACGTTTTGAACGGGTACCCAAACGGTCACTGGAGGCGGAAAGGATCAAACGGCCCAGCGTCAACTATACCCAAGACGTCTGGCGACGGCTGAAACAAAACAAACTGGCGATGGCCGGACTGGTGACGATCATTCTGCTTGCGGTCATGTCGATCATTGGTCCGCATTTATCTTCCTATTCGTACTATGAGCAGGATTTGAACGGAAAAAATATGGAGCCTTCAAGCGAGCACTGGTTTGGCACCGACGATCTGGGCAGGGATGTCTTTGTCCGCACTTGGTACGGTGGACGCATTTCACTGGAGATCGGACTGGCCGCCGCCCTGATCGATTTGTGCATCGGCGTGTTGTACGGCGGCATTGCCGGTTATCGCGGTGGCAAGGTGGACGAAGTGATGATGCGGATCGTGGACATTTTGTGGGGGTTGCCGTATCTGCTCACCGTCGTGTTGCTTCTGGTTGTGCTGGAGCCGGGTTTGGGCACGATCATCATCGCGTTGACCGCCACAGGGTGGCTCAATATGGCACGGCTGGTACGGGGACAGGTACTGCAGTTGAAACAACAGGAGTTCGTGCTGGCCGCACGCACCCTGGGAGCCGATACCAAGCGCCTCCTGTTCAAACATTTGATTCCCAACGCCATGGGTCCCATCATTGTCATGCTGACGTTTACGGTGCCCAATGCCATTTTCGCCGAAGCGTTCCTCAGCTTTCTGGGATTGGGCGTGCAGGCACCGCAAGCCAGTTGGGGAACGATGATCAACGACTCGTTGGTCGTGATCTTTTCGGAAGATTGGTGGCGGCTGTTTTTCCCCGCCTTTTTCCTCAGCTTGACGATGCTGGCCTTCAACGTGTTCGGTGACGGTCTACGTGACGCACTTGATCCCAAGATGCGGAAATGA